In Miscanthus floridulus cultivar M001 chromosome 8, ASM1932011v1, whole genome shotgun sequence, the sequence ACATCACGCAGGTTTTCCTCTTTTTTCTTGAAGGCGTTTAGCATCAATATTCGTCCGTCAACCAATGTCTCCAATGGTTTAAAAAGACACCAACCCTCGGTCATCTGTATTGAGTATTCCTTGACCCATATGCTCCTCTCGGAATCGGCAAGAAACCATAtgtttttttgcacctgcccaggTTGTTTTTGTGGACATCAGTTTGAATTAGGCATAGGGAGCACTTGAGGGCTGCTAGAGCCATCTCCCATCCCACATCCTTGTTGACCGGCGGGGCACTGATGATCGTTGGTTTCCACTCCTCACTTCCGAGGTCGAAAGAGGCTATACATATGTGGGACCTCGTTATCAACGGGCGTCCGGTGTGGGACGGAGAGCGGTGATTCATGAAGTAGAGGACGCCATCAACAACGGCCGTGCAACAGCAGGTAAGGATCTATCGGCGGCTCTGGCCTTTGTCTCCAACAAGTGGCAGTGGGTCCCATGCCAATGCCATCATCATCCCATGGCCATGCCACGGTGGCAACATGGCAGATCTGGACGAAACCGTTCTTCGCTAAACCGTCACGGAGACGTACAACCTTGTATGCACCGGACGGTGTGGCACGACCCAAGCTGTTATAGCATGACCACCTGCATGCATGGACGGTATTAATGTCGTcgcgtcgccggcggcggcggcagctgttTTTCCAATTTCCATCGTTATATAACGCTGTAGTTGCAGTTGTCGACGACCCTCCATCGAGCACCATCACCCGGCCAGTCGCCGGATCGATGACCCTTGGTCCACCAAGACGAGGCGGCCGAGGCGCGCGCCGCACATCACCTTCGTGCTCTTGACGTCCTTGACCACCCTGACGACGCTGCCGCCTTCGGCCGGGTCCAACACCCGCAGCTCGAGCGACGGCTCGGGAAGAAACCGCGGCGCACGGGCGGGGCGGAACTCTTGTCGAGCGGGCGCGGCGTCCCGAACACGCCGGCGACGAGGGGAGCGGCGGCGCGGGATGCCTGCGCGGAGGTGAAGGCCGGGGACGAGATGAGGGCGCGCCACGACTTGGACACGCACCGCAACCGGCATAGGGTCTTCACCGGCAGCCTGGCTAGCACGTCGAAGATGATGTCCTCCGGCAGCTGCTGGTGGGGGGAGCTCGAGACCGCCGCCGAGACACCACACCTTCGCCGTCGACGTCGGGATGATCGCCGCCTCCTAGTCCTAGCTTCACGTCGTTCATGGCTTCGGCTTCTTCCTTGTTGCGCTTGTGCCCGGAGAAGAAGAGACATGAACGGAGCAGCCAAAAAGCCTGGGTTTTGGGTTTGGGTTTGCTCATGCACGCATGCCTGTCCAAGATCGTGATTGTCTCTCGTCGATGAATTGCTGCTGCCGGCGGCTTGCCAACAGTACATATatataaagtttttgttgtattatCGGAATTGGAATCGTATGACAGGCGGCAGGACAAACACATCGATCGTATCCTAATCATACACGAATTCGTTCGAgaaaaatttggtcaaattttatACAATCTTTAATTAACCAATAATTTGGTCAAAAAATTTAAACTGTTGTAAGCAATTTAGTGTGGTTAGATTTGTAAGCAAATAACCAAATACATTATCCACTAATAATCATGCATTTATTtcatttcaaaaaaaatcatGCATTTATAATCAAATAAGCAGTAGTATAAAACAAATGAATTATCAAAAAATACAACTTGGGAAACCATGCAGTGTTAAATTGTGGGGACGTGCTGCCGCACGTACGACAGGATAGGATTCCGTCGGATGCCCGCTTCTCGTGCGCGCCTTCATAGCTTTCCCCCCATTTGCTAATCCGCCATGCCtgcatgcacatcacgccatcgTCGCGTCCGTACGACTCGCTCGTAATCCGCCCCGTCCATCTCGATTAGACCCGTCCCATCCGGTCGCCCTGCCCCGTAGTGCCCTCGACCGCCGGCCCCTAGCACGTAGCGTGCCACATCCATCGGCCACCGACTCGCCGCGCCCCATTCCCTATTCCCCGGCGCCCGTGCCGTGCCACCATCACTCCCCCGCGCCCCCTGACTCTCCGAACAACATGAAacatttgaatgcaacatacttctaaaacatatgaaacatctggaacatacacttccaacatatgtttgaaaacatatgcaacatccagatagaacacttacaacttgcaacatgaaaacacttgctgcaacggaAGACTGGAACATATGAAACCTTtggaacatactattgcaacatatgtgtgaaacatatgcaacattcagatcaaaatgcttgcaacatacatctggaacagatgaaacattttgaacaaactcttgcaacatgtctctaaaacacttgcaacgtacgcaATACGTGCAACatcctcgatctacttttgcaataccCATATTGAACaactgcaacatacatctgaaaacatctaaaacacttgaaacatatatttgcaaacATAGGGGAGGGGAGCGCCTGTGCCGGTCAATTCCGCCCATCGGGGTGGGAGCCGGCGGTGAGTGGCAGTGCGCGAGCACCACTAGCATCCAGCACCAGCACCGCAcacgagcaccaccaccaccaccgccactagCACCGGGCTTGGATTGGCCGGGCGAGCGACGCGCGTGGCGGGAGGGGGCGAGAGGCGCACGCGACGGGGCGCGGATGAGCGGTGACGGATGGGGTGCTCGACAACAGCGAGGGGAGTGCGCGTCTACGTCTAGGACGGGGCAGCCACAAGGTGCTACGACAAGGGAGGAGGAAGCAGGAAGGATAAGGATGGGTGATTTTTTTAATAAACTCGCGGGCAGAGCGAGCAGCGGGGTAAAAGTGCATGCAACGAGGCGATGGGCTTACGAAAGCGTCCGACGATTTGTGCTCGCGTCGGACATAAATCACGTAGCATTACCGTAAATTGTGCctttaaaattggacttcattcACTCATCCATTCTTTCTATAGAACATTAAAACAACACAAATACAGAATACTCCAATACACATGGTACTATAAGCCTAACTATACCTTTTGTGCAtgaatgttttttttcttttacgTCAGTAGTATACGTACCATATAATGCTGCTCCGATTGAGTCCAGCTAGCTTGTGCCATTATAAATATACAATCTCTTCATACAAACTTCTTGGTGGTGGCCGTGGCAGCATTATCATCGGCGGCGTCCTTTTTAGCCCTGACGGCGACCGTGCCATCGTTGCCGGCGAGCTTCATGTACTTGTCCTTCCTGGTGAGCGTGGTGCACTGGAACCCGAGCTCCTTGGCGATGACCCTCTGCACGTGGTTAGCCACGTCCACGGCGCTCCTCCCGCCGGCGCCGCACGTCTCCTCCGGCCGCAGCGGCGGCAGGAACGTGACGTCGTACCCGGGCCGCGGGTTCATGTAGAAGAAGTACGGGTCCAGCCACTTCCACCCCCTCGCCGTCGATCCGTAGTAGGTCCCCTGCCGCGCCTCCATCGCCACGGGCACGATCCGGTCCGTGAGCTCCGCGAACAGCGCCGAGAACCGCAGCAGGCAGGGCTCCCGGCACGTGGTCCCCTCGGGGCACACCACGACGTCGCCCTCCGCCAGCAGCGCCGCCATGCGCGCCGCGTCGGTGGCCCTGTCCCGCGACAGCGCCACGGCCCGGATCGGCGAGATCCCCGTCGAGAGGCGGCTCGCGCTGTACGTAACGCACGCCACGGGCCGACCCAGCGCCACGGACAGGATGATCGGGTCCAGCGCCGTGCGGTGGTTGCACACCAGCAGCGACCCCGGCGCGCCCGGcgccgggggcggcggcggcgtcccgcGGACGCGGAGCCGGATCCCCGTCAGGCGGTACGTGTGGCGGACCAGGCGTAGCGGCATCATGAGGTTGAAGAAGACGCGGAACAGCGCCAGCAGGAAGCCCACCGGGAGGTAGGCCAGCGCGAACAGCGCCTGCGCCGGGTCCGGGCGCTGGACGAGGCGGCCGTCGTGGAAGACGGCGCGGGACAGCAGAGTGTCGGCGGCCGCACGCGGCGCGCGCTTGTCCGGAGGCACCATGTAAGCTTCCTGCACACCATAAGTACAGGGCGGATTATTTACAGCAATCAGTCAATTagtatattttttttgtttttttaggaaGCAGTCAAATAAGGTCTAAAATTACCGGACCTTATTTGGGTTCATTTACTACTATACATTTAGTCAAATAAGGTTAGCTTATTCTAAAATTAGAATTTTATCTTTTTTGACCGGGTGCCAAAGATGTGACAGCTGGTGCTACAAGAACAAGTATGGCATTTGTTTGGCTTGATAAGGCAAAGAAGAACAAATCCTAGTGCTTGCTTGCTTACTAAGCCCAAAGTCATAATTTAATCATCAAGCAACAAAATTTAATTTTAATCCACCTGATTGCATCGAAAAGCTTCTCAAATTTTTGTAATAATAAGCAACCAAAAAGCCTGGATAGTTGAAGGCAATTCATTACTCCCGTACCTTGCAGATGGCCATGAAGTCGTGGTCGCTCTCGCGGTCCCCGAGCCCGACGTCGGGCATCTCCCCACCGGCGAAGAGCCTCCGCACGACCTCCGCCTTCCTCTCCCCGACGAGCACGGCCTTGATCCTCCCCGTGAACCTGGTGCTCCCCAACGCGCAGAAGGTCTCGAGCTCGGTCCCGGCGACCTCGGCGCCGAGGAACTCGCGGACGAAGTCCCCCACCATGACGGCGGGGGACGCGGTGACGACGACCCTCCGCCCCTCGCCGCAGCCGCGGAACACGGCCCAGGTGTCGGCGCGCACGCCGGCCGCGTAGTGCCGCGGCAGGACGCCCCGGGCGACGGCCTCGACGTCGCGCACGCGGAGCCCCGCGAACGTGACGAACGCCAGCAGCGCGATGGCCGCCGCCTCGGAGACCAGCGTGTAGAGCGCCAGCAGGAGCGGCGCGACGAGGAGGAGCGCCAGCGCGCGGACGCAGGAGCCGGCCTCGAGTGCTACGAGGAAGTAGTAGGGGAACGCGGAGGAGGATGCTAGCAGCGTGCCGTCCAGGTCCGCGGCGGCGGTACGGCGGACCCGCGCCGACGCGTCGTAGGACGACACCGGAGGGAACCTCGCGCTCGTGACGGGGCGCGGGGGGGCCATGGCGCGGTCCGGTTCGTGGCGCCCCGTGGCGAGgttgaggaggaagacgatggcgtGTGGTGTGGTGTGGGCCGGAAAAGGTTGGGACTTGGCAGGCGACGATATGGTTGGTGTCGCGGTGATCGCAGTCGGagcagagaagagaggaggaatCCGAGCAGGCGTGGAGTTGGGTGGGGG encodes:
- the LOC136470813 gene encoding glycerol-3-phosphate 2-O-acyltransferase 6-like; translation: MAPPRPVTSARFPPVSSYDASARVRRTAAADLDGTLLASSSAFPYYFLVALEAGSCVRALALLLVAPLLLALYTLVSEAAAIALLAFVTFAGLRVRDVEAVARGVLPRHYAAGVRADTWAVFRGCGEGRRVVVTASPAVMVGDFVREFLGAEVAGTELETFCALGSTRFTGRIKAVLVGERKAEVVRRLFAGGEMPDVGLGDRESDHDFMAICKEAYMVPPDKRAPRAAADTLLSRAVFHDGRLVQRPDPAQALFALAYLPVGFLLALFRVFFNLMMPLRLVRHTYRLTGIRLRVRGTPPPPPAPGAPGSLLVCNHRTALDPIILSVALGRPVACVTYSASRLSTGISPIRAVALSRDRATDAARMAALLAEGDVVVCPEGTTCREPCLLRFSALFAELTDRIVPVAMEARQGTYYGSTARGWKWLDPYFFYMNPRPGYDVTFLPPLRPEETCGAGGRSAVDVANHVQRVIAKELGFQCTTLTRKDKYMKLAGNDGTVAVRAKKDAADDNAATATTKKFV